The segment TGGGTGAATTGAATGATTAACACACGAATCAGAAGCCAAAGCAAAGCAGCAGACAGAGCGtgcagagtttttatttttccctctgagGGACTCAGGTGAGTCCTTCATGTGAAAGCGATGATACTCACCCTCTGATCAGACATATGTTCTGGCCTTGCCTCTTCATGTTCAGGATGCAACAGCAGGCTTGTGGTTTAATCAGCAGGACTTGGGGCTGGCCTTGGGGGTGCAGGCTAGAGTACCTGCCTCTTCCCTAGTCTCTGGCAGCCGTAACTCTCCTCCTGTGCCAagggtccccaagaccacccctGGGCTCAGTGATTCACTAAGAGGACGTCTAGGACCGAGCACACAGTTATACTCAGGACTAGGATTTATTATAGCAAATGGATGCAGAGCGAAGTCAGCACCGGGAAAAGGTACAGGGGGTGGAGTATGGAGAAGCCAGACTCCCCTCCCCGTGGAGTCACCAGAACATACTTAATTCCATCAGCGTTGATTTATGACAAGTTTGAAGTGTCGTCTACCATGGAAGCTCATTAGAGACTCAGCGCCTAAGGTTAATAAAAACGTTGTCTCCCAGACTCCTCGAGGAAATCAAGTGTTCGACATAAACCGAGCATAAACTGTACAGTTTAGGCTGGGTGAGCTGCTCGTATGAGTCAGTGGGAGGAATGCCCCCTGAAGCCCAAGTTCCCAGCCACCAGCCGAAAGCCAACTTTACAGTAGATCTTGTTAAGGACAGTGGTCTCAGGCCTGTGATGCGGACTCTTCTCTGCACACCTCCTTCTGCAGATCACCGTGGAGGACTATGAGCAGGCTGCCAAAAGCCTAGCCAAGGCCCTGATGATACGGGAGAAGTATGCCAGACTTGCCTACCATCGCTTCCCACGGACCACGGCCCGGTACCTGGGTGACCAGAGGGTAGACAGTGCACCTCCAGAGGAGGGCCTCCCAGGTGGGTGCATGTGGGTCCCAAGTGGGGCACGGCCCAAGAATTGGTACTGGCCGGATGTATTCTCTTTGTTCTGGCTGGACGTATTTCTCCCACATGGTGTTTTAAGGGCAAGGCTCCGGTATTGGCTTCCTACACCCACGTTTGCTGGTTTCCCCAATGTCTGATTCTGTGCGCACTGTGTACCCGACTCTGGGCAGAGCTGAGCTATAGAAGTTAAGAGAGAGGCAAAAGATAGCCCCTGAGCTAGAGAATCCTCCAGAGACATAGGCAATCTCATTCTGGGTGTTTAACACAACACCATCAGACAGTAAATGTTGAATtgctggtggggtggggtagTGTGGGGATAGATGCAGAGTGCATGTTCTGGGGGTAGGGAAAGTAGGCTTTGACATCAAACACACCTGCATTCTGGTCTCAGCTCCACCACATTCTTGGGCAAGGTATTTCGCCAGACCTCAGTTtctcaatctgtaaaatgggaataatacctaTGCCTTGGGCCTGTTCTGCAGCGTTTGGGGAAGAGGAGGTCAGAGATGGGAGGATGATTTCTGGTGGAGACTGGCCTGTGAAGGACATAGGAGCAGTAGAGGCTGTAAGTTAGGTAACGTGAATGAATACAACAAGAAACCACTATCTgtgaaggtggtggtgggggatcAGATGAGGGCCTGGTGGTCTGTGCCAGTGCCCAAGGACCTGGCTGCCTGCTGGGTGTAACTGCTGTCGACAGGTCTTCTCCTGTCTGGGTTTTCCTTGCAGCTCTGAGACCTGGGCTTTGGGCATCTGTTGCTACCTGGGACCCTGGGTGTATCTCAACACTTCGGGGCCCATTTCCCTATCTGTCTGAGGCAAGTTGATGCCATCTGCCCCAGTTTGGGCAAGGGCAGACAGGAATGACTGTCAAATGTGTACTCTATACAAAGCAGAGTACCCCGGGGGCTGGAAATGAGCGTGGTGAGACAGAGGCTGTGGCTTCTTGCAGGCCTTGGTCCTGCCTGCATCTCACAGGCCCCTGGCACACTTTAGGGACTCCTGAGCTAGCCTGGGGCTGTGCTGCTTCAGCCCCTGTGATGCCTCACTCCTGCTCTGGGACAGTCTGTTCTGAGCACTGAACGGGGGACACTGCCTTGGTTGCTTTCTTTGATGAAGATTCCAGGGAGTGTCCCTAGCTCTCGCTGGCATCTGAGAAGGTGGGCTCTATGTGGGTTGGTTGATGTGCAGAGTTGAAGCCCCCAGTTTTACTGCTATTTAGTAGAACCCGTTCCCTGGCCAGAGACAGAGCTTATCAAGAGTTAGGAATACTCATTAGAAGAGTAATGAGAATAATGTCCTCTAATTTATGGGTTAGGCGTTACTGTTACAAAGCATTTCTTATGCCCACTTTTGCAGCCTTCACCACAGCACGTTAAGGCAGGTTGTGTTATTCTCAGATGAGCAGACAGGATCAGAGGGCTGAAGTGGTTTGTTCGGTCTCATAGCTGGGAAATAGCCAAGAGGTGTTTTCTGCCTCCTGTGGGCTAACAGCTGTGGGGACAGATAGCTCTGTCGTTGCCATTCCCTGCTCTGTGGGAGATAAGCTGCCTATTCTGTGCTCACTTTGGGCAGGAGGAGGCTTTTCCATGCAGCTTCTTGGCTGCCCTCGGCTCAGGAAGATGTGGGAGGACAGGGACAACTATTCCCATTGGGCAGTCCCAAGTGCTGCCTGTTCTTTTATTAGGAGAGGACACAGCTGCCCTTTTTAATGGGCCTGGCATCCCTGTCATGCCCAGGAGGCTGGGGTTCATttcagttaaattaaaaatatttactgaagtgCTAGCCATGTGCCAGGGTCTGTTCTAGGAAATGGGGATACAGTAGTAAACAAACCAAACATATACTACCTAGGATAagtaagtgaaattattttacataGTGGCAAATgctaaggaaacaaaataaagcagggaaggagaTATATGATGTCAGggtaggtgggggtgggtggggtggttAGGTTTTAGATAAGACGATGGGGATATCCCTCATTAGAGGGCTAAGGAATGTGACTTTTGAGCTCCTGTGAGCTCAAGAGGTCAAGGGCACTTTACCATCACTCAATCCTGTTTTGCAGActtccaccctccccctccaccccaggaaGACCCTTACTGTCTGGATGATGCTCCCCCCAACCTGGGCTACCTGGTCTGCATGCAGGGGGGCATCCTCTTCGTGTATGATAATAAGAAGATGCTGGAGCGCCAGGAGCCCCACAGCCTACCCTACCCCGACCTGGAGACCTACACAGTGGACATGAGCCACATCTTGGCTCTTATCACGGATGGTCCCACGTAAGCCAGCTTTCCCCGGGTCTGCCTCTCTTTGCATGGGGGTTGTTCTGTAGGAAGGGGCTGGGAAAGGTCAGCTCACCCTTTAACTCTGGGCTTGCCTGCACTTCAATCATACCAGAAAGAGAGTACTTGTCCCCTTCCCCAGTGCTTTGTGGGTTCCTGCAACGATTTTCCATCATAGGCTGGCATGTTCTTAGAGTGGTACTACCTGTCCCTTCTGCATCCTAGATGTGGAGCTTCTGTTTGCTGGTGGCCACCTGTGTACCTGAGAGCGGCTGCTCTCGCTCTCCCCAGGCAGGGCAGTGGCCTTGTGGAGATAGCGCCCAGGGCATTACCACAGGTGGTAGGGGAGAGGTGAAGGCTGTTGCCGCAGGCATTGGTTTTCCCATGTTTCTGGAGGGGAGAGTGCAGGGAGCCTGGGGACTTTGTGCCATGACCCCCAGGATGCTCATGGGCTTGGCTGAGCTAACCTGTCAGGCGGTCAGTCGTCTCCCTGCATTGGGCCCCTGCCTCCTTGGTGAGCACTGCAGCTCATCAGCAGAGGAGGGCCGGTCCCTGAACCCTCAAGTGGCTGTGCTGTGAGTGTCCAGCCAGGACTGGAaagctgggggagggaaagggtgcTGGTCATTGCCGAGGGACCTCTCTTGCACTGCCTTTAGGTTTTTTCTGGGAATGGTGTGATGCCAGTTCCCAAGACAGGGAGTGGACccctggggggtgggcagagtaGTTCTCTGTCCTCACTGATCTGAAGACAGATCTGGGAGGGGGAAAAGGCAGTTCCCAGCAGGCTTGCCTCTGCCTTGTGAGGAGGAACTTTGAGGGGGTGCcttgggagggagggtagggggaGGACCCTGGCTGTTCCGGGAGGTATGTAAACAGTGGCTGTCCTGTCCAGGAGGCTATCCAGGTGAGACCTGCTGGGGAGAGGATTGGGTGGAGATGGCTTTTGAAATCCCTCGTGACTCAGACTCTTCATGCATCCTCTGTGCCGCTCTGGGGCTTGCCTCGGCTGACATGGTGACGTTCCAGGGTCGACAGCTGGTCCTGAAGAATGTCCGAGTGATTGCATGCCATGAGAGCTGCTGTTTATTTGGGGGCCACAAGGAAGCAGGGTGGCGTGACTTGTGGTTGAAGGTTCCGTGTGGCTTGAGCACAGGCACATGGCCAGACCCCTGGGTTGGTTGTGGGCTGGCAGTTGGCCAGGAGCAGTGAGTTCCCACCCCTGGGGGCCTTTGCTGGCTGGTGGGAGCATCAGTCCATGCAGAGATTTCTGTGCTACTAAACATCCCTACATTCCTAATCTGCCCATGATACAAAACATCCTCTGCTTGTCTTGAGACCTTAGAGTTGAAGGGTCTTCAGGTCTTGGGGTTTGGGGAATGTCATTAGATTACAGGATGCTTCCTCTTTATGCCAAAGGTAGGCAGGTCTTGCCTTATAGTTTGACTGTACTCCTGATCTTCTGGGGAGAAGTGAAACTCTTTAAAGAAGTAAAGGTGGCTGAGGATCAATGGGAAgacataaggaaggaaggaaggaaggaaggaaggaaggaaggaaggaaggaaggaaggaaggaaggaaggaaggaaggaaggaagggatgaggAGGGAGACTTTTATTGAGCATCCACTCTGCTCAGAGTTAGGCCCTTCACACACATGAGCCAATTTAACCTCCAGTTCAGTCCTGGGCATTGCCATCTCTGTAGTTGCTCATGGGAAACAGAGGCTTGGGATGAATTACTTAAGCACATAAAGCTAGAAGTCAGAGCACCTGTGTGAGTTTGCAAAGTCAGCTTTCCACTGCCCTGAACTGACTCTCTGCTCATTTCGTGGAATATGTAGAGGTAGTTACACAGGTCAGCTGGGTCTGCAGAAAGCTGGGACCACCACATCCCTCCCTGCTGCATCCTGACCTTGCACCTGAGGGTTGGTCCCCACAGCCACTGGAGGTCTCCAAACTGGAGAGCTCGATGCCACGTCTCCTTAACTGTGGTTTCTCCCCACTTGCAGGAAAACATACTGTCACCGGCGACTAAACTTTCTGGAATCCAAGTTCAGTCTTCATGAGATGTTAAATGAAATGTCTGAGTTCAAAGAGTTGAAGAGTAACCCTCACCGAGACTTCTATAATGTGAGAAAGGTGCGTCAGTGGGCCACTGTTGAGAGCCACCCCTCCCGGTCCCCTTTCCAAACCACTGGGATACCCTGGGTGAGTCTGGGGCTGGACCCCTGTGTGGTCTTCCTTGGCCAGAGGAGTGTGATGTGTACATGCAGAAGGAAGACTGGTGAGTTGCCTTCCTTCTCTCAGGCCATGCCTCAGATCATGCTGGGTATGATTCTAGGTGGAAATCTTTGTCCATATCATGTATCTCTTGGAATGTGCCCTCTTCCTTAGAAAATAGGGTATGGTCTGTCTGTTAATTGTCATAAGACTTGAGGTCAGGCTACTTTTAAGGTAGAGGATGTATTACATTCATCACAGAGAGAAAAGGCTGTTATGAACTCTTTGGGCTTGGGAGTTTGTGGTTTTGCTTCCTTCTGGATCAGGTGTATTTATGGAAAAGATCTGATGTgctcctgtctctgccactcccctaggGTGGAGGGGGAGGCTTAGCCTGGGCTCAGGTTCCTGTGGCCTGCAGGGGCTGCAGCTGGGGCAGGTGTGTAGGTTAAATGATCATGGATTCCAGCTTTTCCACTTTCTTCCATTCATGAATATCAGTGCTAAGCATGGGGTGTTTGATGTTGAGCAGCAGTCGCTGCCCATCCCCAAGAAGTTCCTAGCCTAGTCCTCTCAGTGTGGTGTTGTGGCAGGGGTGGCTTTCAGGAAGAGGCCAGAACTGAGCTGACTTAAAGAGTGAGTAGGAGTCAgcctggaggggggtggggttgggggcaaAGGAATGAAAGGGATGgcgttccaggcagagggcacagcataTGCAAAGACCAAGAGGGAGAGGGTGCTATGAGAGAAGAGACTACGACCAGTGTATGCCACGACAGCAGGTGGTGTGGTGTGACAGGAGCTCAGGTGCTGGGGGAGAGCGTGGTGCTGGGCTGTGGGGAGAGTGTGTTGGCAGAGGTGTATGAGGTTCTGGACCATGCAGGGCCCCTGGGGTTCGCAGAGGAAgctgggaagggggaaggggcatgGTAGTATTCTGGGACAGGAGCTCATAGGGGAAGGGTGGGGATTAGGCTTTGCCTCATGGCCAAACCTGAGCTGAGTCACAGTGGGGTCCTCATCTCCATTGGGGCCTCTGTCCTAGATGTGACCCCTGAGGGCTGCCCCTCTCTGGGGCAAGCTTTGATAAGGGAACCTTGGCTGGGGGTACAGGGAAGATGTGGCTCCTCTGTGGAGCCCAAGCCTCCCTGACCTGATTGGGAACACTCAGCTGTGATGGTTGGAAGGCCTCCTCCAGAGAGGTCCCAAGGTCACTTCTGTTAAGTGAGTTCCCATCCCTGGGGGCCTCCTCTAGGGGGTTCTAAGGTCACTTCTTGCGGTCTGGCATGGACTCCCCTTGGATGGGACCATCCATCCAAGGCTCTTCTCAAGGAAGAGCCTTGAGAATGAGaggtgacttcagctcatgagctgtgaggttTATGGAAGTGTCTCAGGGGGTTCCAGGTAGAGGTGACAGCATATGTGAGAAATCACCTACCTGGTACCCTTACCTTTGAGCACTATTTGCTCCTTCTCTAAGAGCCTCAGGTGCTCAGACAGGTAGATGCTCAGGCACCATGCCAGCCCCTCTCAGCCCTGCCTAAATGCACTACACGTACCCAGATGGGTGTCTGAGAAAGCTTCTTGCCCAGCCCAGTGCAGTCCTACCCTCCACATGAGTGCTCTGGGCCTACTTCCTGTTGCCTGGGGCTAAGGTGTCCTTGGTGATTTTACTGGCTGGGACACTGCTTCTGAGGTAGGGCCCCAATGGGTGGGCTCCTGAGCCAACCAGCTGCTCTCTGGCTGTGATGTGGAAAAGGGTCCTAGAGGGGGCCGTGGTTACCTAACCCTAGGGGTCCCCCTCTCAGTCTGAGGCTAAACGTGCTCTCTGGATAGAGATGGCCTTAACCCCTGCGCCGTAATGCAGTGGCCTGTTTTCTGGCACCACAGCAGTCCATAAACATGGGCCCAGATCTGCTCCAAGTCAGGCCTCTgcttgcccctccctgcctcctgggtgCTGACTGCTCTATCTTACCTTGGAAACCTCTTCTGTGAGAGAACTGGCTTTCTGAAACCCAGGGTGGCCTGGGAGGGTGGCCTCCATATTTCTAAGGTAGCTATCAGTGTTGTGAGGGCAAACCAGGGCTGTGCTCTGAGGCAGAAGCTGTGCGTGGCCATTGGGTCTGTGTGGGTGGTGTTTGTGAAAGTATCTGCAACATCACAACAGGTCATGTGTCATGACACCACGGGGCCCAACCAGCAGGACTGTGTAACTGAGACATTTGTTGTTTGCTCAGAGTTAAGAACCAGGGCCGAGTGTGTTTACTGCTTAGGAGTTGGGTAAGATTAGTCCTCAATCCACTTTGGTTTACGTGCCGTATCAGGCATAGCAAATAGGCTTCATCTTCTGTGCCAGACTTGACCATTTGGCAGTGGCTACTCCCAAAGCATAGTGAAAGTGCTGCAATCAATTAGTGATGTCTGATATGCATGTGGAAATGGCCAGTGGTGGCCAGCCCTGTGTGTAAACTGTACTGTTTGCTTACACCTGGATCTTAGGTGAAAACAAGGAACATGTTGGTGTCTCCTTGTGAATTGAAAACACTGACATCCAACGACAGGCTCTTTTACTTGTTTCTAAAATAATCACCTTGGACATTCCGAAGTTTGGATTGGATGCTTCCTGGATTGTCCAgttgttttcttccttcatctTGTGACTCGTGGGGATAAGGACAGACTGCACCCCCTGCAGTGTGTCATTGGTATGCTAGAGGACACAAGCAGAAAGCCCAGAATGTGCTCTGTCATGCTGAGGTAGTGGAGTCCAGCTGCGTCCTGCTGAGCTAAGCCAGGCTGACCTCTTGTGCATCCCACATGAGCCCAGCCTATCCCTGAGATGACTGAGCCTTTACAGTGTGCTTTGGGCGATATTTTAGCTTTTGGTGCtttgaattgttttatttctttgatgtcTAGTGGTCTTTCTGGTTGGAAGTGGCAAGATTAATGGCAAGAAGGGCCCGGATGAGTCAGTGATGCTGTCAGTGACATGGGCTGGCTCAGACAATATTCACAGAAATTCAACAGATCAAATGTCTGGTTTGGCCTGACTTGGAGATGCCTGGCCAGCTGTGGACAGCATTCCCTGGCCAGAGGTCAGCCGCCTCCTCATCCTGGCCCTGGCAGAGTACCCAGCCGGCTACAGCAGTAACTGCAGAGCCCATGAGActgctgcctctctccctggGGACCTCCCTGAGGCCCCTTGGGCTCGTGCAAGGGGCATCAGGATGCCCACTGTGACTTCAGCCATCCCCTGGATTAGCCAGGTCTCTGTTTCCTCAGGGCTGGTGGCTGATGGGAATATTCCAAGAGAAGTCAGTGGGAAGAATGGTACCTTGTGGGGCATTTGGCGGGCCCTTAGGGTTATTTGAGGATGTGGATATCATCgtttgttcatccatccatccattgactCAACAAATGCATCATATTAGGCTCTGGGTGGGCACTGGAGACTTAGATGCATAAGATGAGGTCTCTGTCCTTGAGCACTGTGCTCCCAGTCTAGTGACAGAGTAGATGGGGAATTTGTAGAGTGAACAGCAGAGACATGTACACTAATGGGAGTGTCCATGCTAGCTTTCCTGGTTGGGCAAGGGAAAAACTGGTCAGTGTGCTGAGGGGATCAGGGttggcttccaggaggaggaggTTGTTAGAAATTCCCTGTAGGTGGATGAGATtggtgaggaggaaggaagacacGCCAGGCAGAGGAGACACACGGGCAAAGTGATGTGGTGCAGAATAGCACAATGCCTCGGGTACCTGTAAGTGGTATGTCATGGCTGGAGCATAGAGCAGGCAGTGGTAAGGTGGGAATTAAGGGTGAAAGTAAGCCTTGAATCCCAGGCTAAGGAGTTTGAGCTTTATCTTGAAGACTTGGGGGCCATTGATGGTTTTGTTAGCTGGGGAATGGccagacacattttaaaaagatctctggATGCTATAATGAGGTGAATTGAGCAGCAAAACTAGAGGGAGGACCAGTTTCAAAGCCTAGAGGAGaaactggggggaggggtgtagaTTCAGGCATTGGTAGGGCCATGGATACTGAGGTTTTGCCGTCTACTTTGAGGGTTGGACACCCCAATTCTTGTGGCCGGGGGAGGTGGCCTGGCTCATGGCTTGTGGGCACCATGTTGCAGGTGGACACGCACATCCACGCAGCTGCCTGCATGAACCAGAAGCACTTGCTGCGCTTTATCAAGCACACGTACAAGACAGAGCCTGACAGGACTGTGGCTGAGAAGCGGGGCCGGAAGATCACCCTGCGGCAGGTGTTCGACAGCTTGCACATGGACCCATATGATCTCACTGTCGATTCACTGGATGTCCATGCGGTGAGTGAGGTTCTGCCCTAGTGCCTCAAGCCATCCTGGTTGGGGACTCAACCTGCTGGAAGGAAGCCATGGTTGTGCCTGGAGAGAGGCTGGCGGTGTAAGCAGCTCTTTCTCTTCTAGCCATAGGAGATATAAGAGGTAGTTTGGCCTCAGGGAATAGCAGGGCCATGGGGTCGGAAAAAAGAGTGTGACTGGAGTCAGACAGGTCCCCCTTCTAATTCTCCTTCTGCCAGTTAGGAGTTGTGTGCCCTTAAGCAGGTCACTTAagctttcatttccttgtttatGAAATGGTGAATGCCATGTGCCTTGTTGATATTACGAAgttattaaaattctaaatgatggtgcagctgctgtagaagacagtgtggagtttcctcaaaaagttaaatgcaGAATTACTATTAtattccagcaattccacttctaggaatatacccaaaagaattgaaagcagggactaaAACAGATACTTGCACACCAGAGCttatatagcagcactattcacaacaaCCAGTAGGTGGAAatgacccaagtgtccatcagtagatgaatggataaacaagatgtggtagatacacacaatggaatattctgcagtcctaaaaaggaatgaagtactgatacctGCTACAACACGGGTGAACCTCGAAAACATGCTAAGTcagaaaagccagacacaaaaggacagtGGGTATATGATTTATTCACATGAGGTACGtggaataggcaaattcatagagagagaggggtggtTACCAGGAGCAACCAGGAGGAAGGGGtcatggggagttattgtttaatgggtataaagttttagttttacaaGATAGAGAgttgaactgcacacttaaaaaacggttaagatgataaattttgtgttatgtatattttaccacaataaaaaaagtaaaacaaataaaacactgaaTGAAGTAATGTGGAGAAAGTGCTTGATGAAGTCGAAGCAGTAATAGACACCCTTTATTACTGATTGGTTAGTAGTCTGGTGTTTTCTGCTCACTCAGCCAGTGATGCTCCTAGCCGTGGTTTCTTGGAGCACGAGATGCCTTGATCCTTCACAGAGGGCCTCAGTACAGGACCCTGGGGCTGACTGAGTGAGGAGACACATCCTGGCCCCAGGACTTTCCAAGATTTCATGCAAGAGCTGACATAGAAGATAGCCATCAGCATGGCTGCACATAAGACCCCCTTGTAAAGGCCTGGAGAGAGAAATGTGTATGGTGGCTACAGAACAATGTGGTCATCTGCCTGGTGGTCTCCTCTCTCCAGGGCCGGCAGACATTCCATCGCTTTGACAAGTTCAACTCCAAATACAACCCTGTGGGGGCCAGTGAGCTGCGCGACCtatatttgaaaactgaaaactacCTGGGAGGAGAGTACTTTGCTCGGATGGTCAAGGCGAGTGAGCCCTGGGCCTCTCCAAACCCTCTTCCGATACCTGACAGCATCTGCCTGCAGAGGGTGGGGGCGCTGCATAGCCTTCTGTTTTCCCCTCCCCGAATCCCCATCAGTCCACCATCCAGCTCAGGCAAGGCAcaggcacccaggagccctgtgcgGTGGCCCAGGCTGCCAGCTCCCGAGCATGGGCACACTGGTGCTGCAGGTGCTGAATGCACgccagaggaagggagggtaTCCACCAGTGCTCACAGCAGCCAGGCTCACTGCCCTGTCTGCAGTCTGGATTTGGGGCAGCGTAGCTCCATTTGGAGGGGCTTCTGCTGCCTGGCCTGGTTAGACATGTGACTGTGCAGACCacagccttcccctcccccaggaaggAGCCTCTACTGAGGTGGAGGAGTAGTTACATGGCAGCGAGAGGATGTAGATCAGGCCTTCGCAGCCTGGGAGCAGGTCGAGAGGGAGCTGCAGGATCCAGCAGCTGGGGTGCTCTTGGGCTGACCTGAGCTCTTCTTGGTGCTAGGAGGTGGCCAGGGAGCTGGAGGAGAGCAAGTACCAGTACTCAGAGCCACGGCTGTCCATCTATGGCCGCAATCCCAAGGAGTGGCCCAAACTGGCCCGCTGGTTCATCCAGCACAAGGTCTACTCACCCAACATGCGCTGgatcatccaggtgccccggatcTAGTAAGTGAGGTGGCCCGCTGTCTGCCCATGCCCTCTGGGGACACAGCCTGTCCCTCATGGGCTGCTGAGTCTGTACTATTGCTGGTGGGGCCGGTTCTGGTGCCAGGTTGGGCCTCTCCTCCCTAGGGATTTTCCCATAGTGCGGGGGTGGTTGGCAAAGTTGTCCTTGTGACACTTAAACTCATTCTTTGAAGAACAATCCCATGCAAAACCTAGCAGGAACTACTACCCATCTTCTCAATGGGGTTTGAGGGTGGATTATCCTTTTGCATGAGCCCCTGGGTATGAGTAACTTGATGGTGGCATTGCTGGCACTGGATTTCTATGGCTAGGACTCAGATGACCACTGTCCTCTGCCATctggccaatgtggggctcatggTCCCTGCGTGGGCTGGGATATGTGGTTTAAGGGAACTCAACTCAGTGGAGGAGAAATTTGAGAACCAAGAAATTTGAGAACTCATCTCTCAGACCTTTGGTCAGCCTGAGTCCCAGCACCCTACTCCAGCATGGCCTCTAGCTTGGAAAAGCTCTCTGATGGGCATGGGTGGGCGTTGACCAATGCCTAGCATTGCAGAACTTGCTGGGAgttggagaggaggggaaggaccTGTGTTCAAGCCACATCTCTGACTCTACTCTGGGTGTTTAGATGGAAACACAAGTGGCCTGAGGAAGCGATGGGGTTGCTCTCCCACAGACCAACAGGGCTGGTAGGTTCACTTTAGTCAGCAAGTCTCTGCTTCCCCCCAGTGACATATTTAGGTCAAAGAAGCTGCTGCCAAGCTTTGGGAAGATGCTGGAGAATATCTTCCTGCCCCTTTTTGAGGCCACAATCAACCCCCAGGATCACCGAGAGCTTCATCTTTTCCTCAAATATGTAAGTGTGGGTGGTGCTTCAGGTGATGTGCCCAGtggtgaagggaagagaaaattccaagtggGTTGGGTCAGGCTTCCCTTCTCAGATCCTGTTACTCTGTGCCCCAGGCAGGGGTGGCCGATCCCAAGAAACTGAATTTCCAAAATAATGAGTTTGCTCCGGGTAGGGGAAGTCCCCTTCTCCTCAGGGGCAGCCCTGGGAT is part of the Felis catus isolate Fca126 chromosome D1, F.catus_Fca126_mat1.0, whole genome shotgun sequence genome and harbors:
- the AMPD3 gene encoding AMP deaminase 3 isoform X3; its protein translation is MIREKYARLAYHRFPRTTARYLGDQRVDSAPPEEGLPDFHPPPPPQEDPYCLDDAPPNLGYLVCMQGGILFVYDNKKMLERQEPHSLPYPDLETYTVDMSHILALITDGPTKTYCHRRLNFLESKFSLHEMLNEMSEFKELKSNPHRDFYNVRKVDTHIHAAACMNQKHLLRFIKHTYKTEPDRTVAEKRGRKITLRQVFDSLHMDPYDLTVDSLDVHAGRQTFHRFDKFNSKYNPVGASELRDLYLKTENYLGGEYFARMVKEVARELEESKYQYSEPRLSIYGRNPKEWPKLARWFIQHKVYSPNMRWIIQVPRIYDIFRSKKLLPSFGKMLENIFLPLFEATINPQDHRELHLFLKYVTGFDSVDDESKHSDHMFSDKSPNPDIWTSEQNPPYSYYLYYMYANIMVLNNLRRERGLSTFLFRPHCGESGSITHLVSAFLTADNISHGLLLKKSPVLQYLYYLAQIPIAMSPLSNNSLFLEYSKNPLREFLHKGLHVSLSTDDPMQFHYTKEALMEEYAIAAQVWKLSTCDLCEIARNSVLQSGLSHQEKQKFLGQNYYKEGPEGNDIRKTNVAQIRMAFRYETLCNELSFLSDAMKSEEITALTK